A single region of the Leptodactylus fuscus isolate aLepFus1 chromosome 5, aLepFus1.hap2, whole genome shotgun sequence genome encodes:
- the SMIM32 gene encoding small integral membrane protein 32, protein MIMYGEMLLNSSSATEAQIMLQTNTPYLSSTQRPVSSSAFYMSTARVLKEGEINKPDLMTYIVLFVLLFLSVSLIVLFINCQLRNSFFAGLPYDRSLREARSPWKTQSV, encoded by the coding sequence ATGATCATGTATGGAGAGATGTTACTGAACTCCAGCAGTGCGACCGAAGCCCAGATCATGCTCCAGACTAACACTCCTTACCTGAGCAGCACACAGAGACCAGTCAGCTCCTCGGCTTTCTATATGTCTACAGCCCGGGTACTGAAGGAAGGGGAGATCAACAAACCTGACCTGATGACTTATATCGTCCTCTTTGTCCTTCTCTTCTTATCGGTGTCCCTCATTGTCCTCTTCATTAACTGCCAGCTGCGGAATTCTTTCTTCGCAGGTTTACCTTACGACAGATCCCTCCGAGAAGCCAGGAGTCCTTGGAAGACGCAGTCTGTCTGA